A window of Gloeomargarita sp. SRBZ-1_bins_9 genomic DNA:
TCTACTGCTGGGGATGTTGCTGAGTTTGATCATCGCCAGTGGGGTGTTGTCGGAGGAGGCGATGAAGGGGCTGGCGGTGGAGCGGGTTTTCCCCCGTCAGATATTTGCAGGGACGCCGGCGCTGGTGGTCTTACGGGTGCACAATCGCAAGCGGCGGATTCCTACGTTTTCGATCCGCATCACGGACCGCGTGGGCGGGGGCGTAACTGCACCGAGCAACTACTTTTTACGGATTGACCCTGGCCAGACGGTAGAGGGGACCTATCGGTTAACCTTTCCCCGACGGGGCTGGTGGACCCTGGACGGCTATGAATTGAGCACCCGTTTTCCCTTTGATTTGTTTTGCAAAGTGCGGGTGGTGACGGCACCGGTGAGTGTGCTGGTGTATCCGACGTTGGGACAGCCCCCCCCGTTGCGGTCCCTGGCGCTGGTGGGGCAAGGGGAACGTCCTCAGATGCGGGTCGGCGGCGAGGGGGAATTTTTGGCCCTGCGGGATTTTCGGGTGGGGGATGATGTGCGGCGGATTCACTGGAAAGTTTCGGCCCGGCGGGATACCTGGCTGATCCGGGATTTGGAGCGCCAGGAAACCCAAGCCCTGACCCTGTATTTCTACAACGTTTTGCCGGTGGGAACTGACCCCCAGCGGGGTGAACAGGGGATTGCTATTTGTGCCGGTTTGGCGCGGGATTTACTGGCGAAGGGTTATCCAGTAGCCCTGGTGACAACGGACACCCGCACGGGTTGGGGACAGGGATTGGGTCATTTGGATGCCATTTTGCAGGTACTGGCAGTGATGGAGTTTAGGGAGCAACCACGGCCACAGGTGCCCTTGACGGCGCAAGACCAGTGTATTGTGTTTACGGCTGAGGGATTGCCTCCCCTGGGGGAAGCGCCACTCCTGGCCCGCATTGGCTTTTAGGGGCATAATAGGGGTGAGTCCGGCTGCTGGAGGAGAACCCCCATGCGTATCCTGCACACCATGCTCCGCGTCAGTGACCTGGAGGCCTCTATCCGCTTTTACTGCGATGTGTTGGGAATGAAATTGTTGCGGCGGCAGGATTACCCCGAGGGGCAGTTTACACTGGCATATTTGGGTTACGGTGATGAGACCGAGCAGACGGTTATTGAGCTGACCTACAACTGGGGGCAAAGCCACTACGACTTGGGGAATGGATTTGGTCACATTGCCCTGGGGGTTGATGATATTTACGCCACCTGTGAGCACATTCGGGCCAAGGGGGGAAAAATTGTGCGTGAACCCGGCCCCATGAAACACGGTTCTACCGAAATTGCTTTTGTGGAAGACCCCACCGGGTACAAGATTGAACTCATCCAGCTCAAGACCTACGAACCTTTCCAATCTCCCGCTGGTTAGGGTCCCGTTCCCCATTCGGCCTAACCACAAGCCCTAGCCGTTGTAGTCGTAGATGAGGGTAGGTCCTCCCTTGCTCAACTTAGAAGACCACGAAAGGTTGGAGGCCCCCTTCAAAACAACCACATTTGATGTTACAGGCTCCACCATAACCCCTGACCGACCTTTCCGCATCCCGTTGACAAGCACTTTGGGCTTCAACGTGAGTGGCGTATTGACCACAGAGGGTGCCATCCCCCCCCGTCGTTCTAAAACATTCTGCTTGCCAATAACAACAATAGGATTTCGTTTCCGCAACCGGGTTCTCTGTTTGTGACTCTTTCGGTTGACTACATAGGGGGCGACAGGTATCGCAGGGACAGTGACAATTGGGTGGGTTACCCCAGGCTTCCAGAGTTGCTTGGCAATCCGTAACGGGTTGGGGTGTCGGTATCACTTGGCCATGGGTCACGGAAGCCAAAGACATCGTGAAAACATAAACCAGAATCCCTGAAAGATACCTCCTGCCTACTTGTTTCATCCCTCGGTTGCAGCAGTGGTCCTTTATACATCCATCGTAACTAAAACATCTGCCAAAGATGAAGCTCTAGAGCCTTTAATTGGCTAGTTCGGTCGGAGCATGCTCGGGCGCCTTAGATTGTCGTATGGCCAGGGAGTGGGTCTAGCTGCTAAAGACACGGAGCGCAGGCTTGCCAAGCTGAGCTAGAGAAGGCAATGACCAGCCTGGCAGGCAACCCACTGCTCCAGTCGTCCCCCCTGGCGTGGTGGCACCAGCATTAGGATAGAAGGGGAAGGGCAGGAGGGTCGGGATGAAGACGGCACAGGACCTACAGCAACTGCTCCAGCGCAAGTGGGGCCATGCCTACGACGTACAACTGCGCCGCCTGCGGAACCGGGTTTACTTTCAAGTCATGTGGCGCTACCTGGAGCAGGCTTCATTTCCCCTCAGTGAGGAAGAATACCTAGACCACCTGCACAACATTCTGCTGTACTTGCATGAATGGCAAGTGGTGGATCAGGTGTGGCAATGGTTAGAGCAGACCCGGGAACGGCCGCGCCTGGGACGAGCGGTCAGTTTGCCCCTTCCTCTCGGTCAACGGGCGGCAGAGTGGTTGGAGGACCTAGGATAAATGCCGGAAGCCGATGTGCTGATCCTCACCAACGGTCCGGGGGAGGTGGCGACCTGGGTGCGTCCGGTGGTGGAGCAATTGCGGCAAAACTGGGGTGAACGCCTGCGCATTTCGGTGGTGCTATCGCCCTGCCCCCACAGCACCGGTTCCGAGACCCGTGTCTTAACCCACATGCCCGGCGTCACCCGCGTCCAGGCAGCAAACCATTTCTGGCCCTTTTTGCTGTGGGGGCAAACGGCCGAGCGGTGGGATTGGCTCCCCCGAGGGGTGGTCATCTTCCTAGGAGGCGACCCGTTCTATGCCCTGGTGTGCGGCTGGCGTCTGGGCTACCCCACCTTGGCCTATGCCGAAGTCCGGGTTCGCTGGCCTCGTTGGTTTACCGCCCTGGCCCTGGCCCATCCCCATCTCCTGGCCCAGGTTCCTCCGCCCTGCCGACAGCGCGCCCGGGTGGTTGGGGATTTGATCGTGGCCGCCGCCAGCGCCTGGGAACAACCTGTCCCCCCCCGACGCCAAATCGGTTTTCTACCGGGTTCCAAACCCTATAAGCTTACCCAAGGCGTGCCCTTTTGTTTGACGGTTGCCGCCTGGTTAGGGGAGCGTTACCCAGAGGTGGAATTTGTCCTGCCAGTGGCCCCCACCCTCACCCTAGAGGACCTGGCCCGCTATGCTGACCCCCAGACCAACCCCTTGATTCCGGCGTTAGGTTGGGCATCTGGGACCCTGATCCAGGAGCAACAAGCCTATGACTTTGTCCTTAAAAATGGTGTACGGGTGCGTTTGGTAACAACATTTCCGGCCTATAAAATCCTGCAACAGTGCTGCCTGTGCGTGACCACCGTAGGGGCCAACACCGCTGAATTAGCCGCTTTGGGTGTGCCTATGCTCGTCCTCCTGTTGACCCATCAACCCTTGGGAGAAGTGGCGCGGGCGTGGGATGGGCTGGCGGGCATCATGGCCAATCTACCGGGTATGGGACCTCTATTTGCCACCCTCTATGCCCGGTGGATGCAGCGGCGTTTGGGATGGCTGGCCTGGCCGAATATCTGGGCCAAACGCCCAATTGTGCCCGAACTGGTAGGGGCGATTGCGCCGGAGATGGTAGGACAAATGATTAGCGAATACTTGCAGCATCCGGAACAACTAGACCACATCCGCCAGGAACTCCGCCAAGTCCGGGGGCCAACTGGTGCAGATCGGGCCATCGCCCAGATGATAAAGCAACTGTTAACCAATGGTAGGATAGACCAAGTTCATGCTTAGGTTACATCGGTGCTGTACTTCTACGGCGAACCTCCATACCTATTACTGCTGATGGGGTTACTGGCTGCTCTGGCCTGCGGTAGCTCCTTGAATGCCCTACTCAAGCAGGCGATCCAATCCTGGCAAACTCAACATTCCACGCGCACCCTGGCGGATTTACGGCGACAGTTGCAGTTACCCATCATCGGTATCAACGGCGGTATGACCGGTTTTTTGATGGCTGGCCTGCACATTTTCGGCTTTCCTTGGCAATGGTCGTTGGGGGCAGCGGTTGGGCTGGCGGTATTGACAACGCTACTGGTCTGGGTCCAGTTGAATCGCCTACTGGGGGAATTGGAACGGGGTAATCCTGCTGCTTTATCGCTAGACAACCTGTTTTTCTGACCCTCCACGCCGGCGGATGCATGGCTGGATGTCGTGCAAAGCCCATCTTCCTGGATTTGACCACCGTGGCGGGAGAGCAATTTTTACCGGTCTAATCTATCAAGCAGTGATTGTTCACGGGTCGTTTCTGCCAAACCTGTTTAACCAGTATTTTACAAGGTGCCTCCCTCGGTATTTGACACCAATTCGGGTGCGTTGCAATATGGCAACTTTTCCCCAACCTACAGGCTGAAAGGCTTGCTATCCTCCGGCTCAAGGATTGCTGACAGCCTATCGGAGCGGCGGGATTTGAACCCACGACCCCCACTACCCCAAAGTGGTGCGCTACCAAGCTGCGCTACGCCCCGACTCCATCCTTTCTATCATAGCCCATTTCCCACACTTGCCAGCACCCACCCCTTCCCTTTACACTATTACTCATAGTCGTTATGAGTTTGTTTTACCATGGGCACGCCTGTTGTGGAGAATTTGGTGATTATTGGCTCAGGACCGGCGGGTTATACAGCGGCGATTTATGCAGGGCGGGCCAATCTCAAACCGCTGGTGTTTACGGGGGTAACCCGGGGCGGCCCCGCCGGCGGCCAGTTGATGACCACGACGGAGGTGGAAAATTTCCCCGGTTTTCCCGAGGGTATTACGGGGCCGGAGTTGATGGAACGGATGAAGGCCCAGGCGGTGCGTTGGGGGGCAGAGCTGGTGGCTGAGGATGTGGTGGCGGTGGATTTGCGCCAGCGGCCCTTTGTCCTGCGTTCCACGGAGCGGGAGGTCAAAGCCCATGCGGTGATTATTGCCACGGGGGCGACGGCCAAGCGGTTGCACCTGCCTTCGGAAGAAAAGTTCTGGAATCGGGGAATTTCCGCCTGTGCCATTTGTGATGGGGCGTCGCCCTTGTTCCGGGGGGTGGACCTGGCGGTGGTCGGCGGCGGCGATACGGCCTGCGAAGAAGCGTTGTATTTGACCAAATTTGCCTCCCATGTGCACATGCTGGTGCGTTCAGGACGGATGCGGGCCAGTAAAACCATGCAGGACCGGGTGCTGCGCCATCCCAAAATCACCGTGCACTGGCATACGGAAGCGGTGGATGTCTATGGCCATGAGCAGTTGGCGGGGGTGCGGGTGAAAAACAACCAAACCCAGGAGGTGTGGGACTTGCCCGTGGGCGGGTTGTTCTACGCCATCGGCCATACCCCCAACACGGATTTGTTCCAAGGGCAATTGCAACTGGATGCCGCAGGCTACATCGTGACGGAGCCGGGGTCGGTGACCACCAGCGTCGAGGGGGTGTTTGCCGCTGGGGATGTGCAGGACCATCAGTACCGACAGGCCGTTACAGCAGCAGGTACAGGCTGTATGGCGGCGCTCCTGGCGGAACGGTGGTTGTCGGAGCATGGGTTGATCCAGGAATTTTCCTCGACGGCTACACCGGCAACAGAACCCCCCTCCCCAGGGCCACCGGCAGCAGCACCCACCTTTGACCCCAACGCCACGATTCAAGAAGGCAGCTATGCCCTGCGCAAGCTCTACCACGAAACCGATAAACCCATCTTGGTGATGTACAAGGCGCCGGGGTGTGGGCCCTGTCGCTCCCTGAAGCCCATCCTGGAAAAGCTGGCCCAGGAGTTCGCCGGGCAAATGTATCTGGTGTTGATTGACATTGAACAGGACCCGGAA
This region includes:
- a CDS encoding DUF58 domain-containing protein, with the translated sequence MPFQGWFQRLPRRFTFTRVGAIFTTITVLVSIGAFNTGNNLLYLLLGMLLSLIIASGVLSEEAMKGLAVERVFPRQIFAGTPALVVLRVHNRKRRIPTFSIRITDRVGGGVTAPSNYFLRIDPGQTVEGTYRLTFPRRGWWTLDGYELSTRFPFDLFCKVRVVTAPVSVLVYPTLGQPPPLRSLALVGQGERPQMRVGGEGEFLALRDFRVGDDVRRIHWKVSARRDTWLIRDLERQETQALTLYFYNVLPVGTDPQRGEQGIAICAGLARDLLAKGYPVALVTTDTRTGWGQGLGHLDAILQVLAVMEFREQPRPQVPLTAQDQCIVFTAEGLPPLGEAPLLARIGF
- the gloA gene encoding lactoylglutathione lyase yields the protein MRILHTMLRVSDLEASIRFYCDVLGMKLLRRQDYPEGQFTLAYLGYGDETEQTVIELTYNWGQSHYDLGNGFGHIALGVDDIYATCEHIRAKGGKIVREPGPMKHGSTEIAFVEDPTGYKIELIQLKTYEPFQSPAG
- a CDS encoding DUF3067 family protein, whose protein sequence is MKTAQDLQQLLQRKWGHAYDVQLRRLRNRVYFQVMWRYLEQASFPLSEEEYLDHLHNILLYLHEWQVVDQVWQWLEQTRERPRLGRAVSLPLPLGQRAAEWLEDLG
- the trxB gene encoding thioredoxin-disulfide reductase, which produces MGTPVVENLVIIGSGPAGYTAAIYAGRANLKPLVFTGVTRGGPAGGQLMTTTEVENFPGFPEGITGPELMERMKAQAVRWGAELVAEDVVAVDLRQRPFVLRSTEREVKAHAVIIATGATAKRLHLPSEEKFWNRGISACAICDGASPLFRGVDLAVVGGGDTACEEALYLTKFASHVHMLVRSGRMRASKTMQDRVLRHPKITVHWHTEAVDVYGHEQLAGVRVKNNQTQEVWDLPVGGLFYAIGHTPNTDLFQGQLQLDAAGYIVTEPGSVTTSVEGVFAAGDVQDHQYRQAVTAAGTGCMAALLAERWLSEHGLIQEFSSTATPATEPPSPGPPAAAPTFDPNATIQEGSYALRKLYHETDKPILVMYKAPGCGPCRSLKPILEKLAQEFAGQMYLVLIDIEQDPEIAQAAGVTGTPTVQLFRHKAKIDEWRGVKPKSLYREAVQRCLMGAAGSVQ